The genomic DNA ACTGTATCGTCCGCTGAGCCCGCTCTTTTACGTCGTCCTTGGTCAGTTCCCGCTTGTATTCGGCCCAGATGTCGATCCCCTCCGAGAGGGTTCCTTTCTCGTTCCAACGGGGGTCCCCCGCCGCGAGGGCGTAGTCCAAATGAATGTGCGGTTCGGTGAGCGAGGGGGTGACCAACCGCCCGTCGGCATCGAAGACGCGTTCCTCCTCGGCAGAACCACCGGAAAGGGTCCCGGCTTCGGTCACGTCGCTGATCACTCCGTCTCGGATCCGAACGTCCACACGTCGATCCGCCACAGTCGTGGCGTTCAGTATGGTGAACTCTCCCATAGTACGCCATCCCGTGTCGTTCATATAATATTTGGTGATTGACCGTCGGTACTGTTTAGTTAGGGTGAAACCGTCGGGCCGGCTGGGGTGAAGACTTCGGATGCCCCCTTCCATTCCCGCCCGCCGGCGGTTCTCTGCGCAGTCATCGCGTAACTAACGCGACCTCTGGATCGCCCGAAGAGGTAATGTTGATGTGTACGCCCCGCTAAGCCGTACTATGTCGATTATAACGCGAGTCTACTTTTCTCATCCCAGAATGGCGCTGGCGCACGTGATCGAATCGGTGCCACACGTCGAAATACGGGCGCTACAGGAGGTGAGCACGGACCCAACACATAATATGCATTACTTCATTGTGAACAGAGGTAGCACTCGGCAGTTCGAAGAGAGCGTCGAAGCCGATCACACGGTCGCGACCGCTCAGCGGGTTCCGAGTTACGAAGATCAGCCCGTCTACCGCATCGAATTCACCCCCGATACGCTGTTGCTCGGGTCTATCGTCACCGAAGAGAACGGATTCGCACTGAACGCGTACAGACACGGCGACGGTTGGATCGAGCGGTGGCAGCTACCGGACCACGAGTCCCTCCAGAAGATCTGGAACTTCGCGGACGAACGGTCGTTCACGTTCGAGATCTTCGAGATCCACCAGGTGTCAAACTACAGCAGAGGCAACGGTCACGGACTCACCGAAAAGCAACAGGAACTGTTGGCGATAGCCTATCGAAACGGGTACTTCGACAAACCCCGCGGAATGACGCTCGAAGAGATCGCCGAGAGGCTAGACATATCGACGTCCGCTGCGAGTGGGCGCCTCCGAAGGGGCGTAAAACAGCTCATCGAACGGTCGGACATCGATGCCTCGATCGGCCCAGACATCGAAGAGTAACGCCGGTAGTGATTTTTTGAACTCCCCCAACGTCGTCGCCTCGGTCGGAATGCCGGCCGGGAGTCGGCGGGGCAGTTCCCCGACTCCGGCCCCGTCTAAGTCCCCTCGAGACGACCGCCGGACTCGCTCGGAGGCTCCGCCTGGATCGGTCGCAACGACACGAAGTCCGAGCTTTCGCCGACGCCTCCACCGCTTCGGGAGGCCGAGAGAGTTGTGGCGGCGAGTTGGGATGGTCAGCGGGAACTCGGATCGCGGGGATCCCCCACTGAATCCAGACAGATATAATATACATTCGAAAATTTAGTTTTATATTATTATCAGATGAAGTATAAGCAATTTAACTCTGTTCGAGGCCGTCTAGAATCTAAAAGGCCCGCAATAAGGGGCTCTTGCCGCGCAAAAGCCGCTAACGGAATTTGTTCGACTACTCGAAATCTCGTTCTACGGTCGATACTATATTCTAACTTATAATTATTTTAACTTACATAATTATTTCTATCTTAGTGCTGGATCGAATTTCTATATGGGATATTTTAATTTTATTCGTTGTTTTTGTGCCACTATTATATTCAAATATTCATAATTATTTGTTTTTATTAAATATATTTAAATTGTTCCAGGGTCGAAGCAGGCGGCGAACGGCGAGTCGGTTCGTCCAAGGGAACAGGGAGGCCCTTCGAGCGGGTCCGTGATCTGAAAAATACTACCGGTTGATGTCGGGTTTACTCGACGATCTGGTTAGAAACGGGGATCGCCGACGGGGCGCATCAGGCGTCCCAGACGTCGTCGACGGACTTCCCTTCGTGGATGATGCCGTCGAGCGCGCGCACGACGCTCGTGGGGTCCTCGGTCTTCCAGATCGACCGGCCGATCATAATCCCGCGGGCACCCGATGCGATCGCGCCCTCGACGTTCGAGAGCATCGCCGCCGTGCTCCCGGACTTCGGGCCGCCGAGGATCATCACCGGGACCGGCGAGTGCTCGACGATCGGTTCAAACGTCTCGACGTCGCCGGTGTAGGGCAGTTTCAAGACGTCCGCGCCGTACTCCCAGGCCATCCGCGCCGCCCGCGCGACGTACTCCGGATGCGTCTCCAGTTCCGCGGGCACCCGGCCCCCCCACATCACTGGTTCGACGACGAGCGGAACGCCGGTCCCGCGGAGCGCCTCGGCCATCTCGGCGACGTACGAGAGGTTGCGGACGAACATCTCCCGGTCGTCCCGGCCGAAGACGAGCACGATCTTCACGCCCGCCGGATCCACGTCCAGCAGGAGCTCGGGATCGAACGCCGGCGTCCACACGTCCTGGCCGTCGTCGAAGCCGGGGCGCGTGGAGTTCGTCACGATATCGGCGGTGACGACGACGTCCGCGTCGGCCTCGGCGATCACGCCGCCGTACCGACGCGCGAAGTGCGGCCCCACGAGGACGGCGTCGGGACCGCCGTCGAGGACGGCCCGCAGGGTCGCCTCCGGATCGCGAAATCCCTCGGTCGCGCCGAGAGCGAGGCCGTGATCGATCGCCGTGACGAGTGCGTTGCCGGATGCAGTCTCCAGAAGGTCGTAGTCGCTCATCGTGGTTTCCTCGACGGAAAGGACACGCAGCGCCGACAAAGAGTTTGGGGTGCGATCGCAGCGTCCGAAGCGCGAGCGGAACGAGGTTTCGCTCGACGGTGAGTCCGGACCGTCCGTGACGAC from Halobellus limi includes the following:
- a CDS encoding helix-turn-helix domain-containing protein, with the protein product MIESVPHVEIRALQEVSTDPTHNMHYFIVNRGSTRQFEESVEADHTVATAQRVPSYEDQPVYRIEFTPDTLLLGSIVTEENGFALNAYRHGDGWIERWQLPDHESLQKIWNFADERSFTFEIFEIHQVSNYSRGNGHGLTEKQQELLAIAYRNGYFDKPRGMTLEEIAERLDISTSAASGRLRRGVKQLIERSDIDASIGPDIEE
- a CDS encoding class I fructose-bisphosphate aldolase: MSDYDLLETASGNALVTAIDHGLALGATEGFRDPEATLRAVLDGGPDAVLVGPHFARRYGGVIAEADADVVVTADIVTNSTRPGFDDGQDVWTPAFDPELLLDVDPAGVKIVLVFGRDDREMFVRNLSYVAEMAEALRGTGVPLVVEPVMWGGRVPAELETHPEYVARAARMAWEYGADVLKLPYTGDVETFEPIVEHSPVPVMILGGPKSGSTAAMLSNVEGAIASGARGIMIGRSIWKTEDPTSVVRALDGIIHEGKSVDDVWDA